A window of Clostridium sp. Marseille-P299 contains these coding sequences:
- a CDS encoding PH domain-containing protein, whose translation MEPIFIEKKRTKFLGLPICFVTYYIMEDKITIKSGFLNTVEDDAYMYKVQDVRLTRSFMERIFGLSTIICYTGDTTHKELTFQHIKNARNIKEYLITASEEARRKRRTMHTMDIDADFDDGFIDA comes from the coding sequence TTGGAACCGATATTTATTGAGAAGAAAAGAACGAAATTTTTAGGATTACCAATTTGTTTTGTTACTTATTACATTATGGAAGATAAAATCACAATAAAAAGTGGATTTTTAAATACAGTAGAAGATGATGCTTATATGTACAAAGTGCAGGATGTGAGATTAACAAGAAGTTTTATGGAACGCATCTTTGGGTTAAGTACTATTATTTGCTATACAGGAGATACAACACATAAAGAATTAACATTTCAGCATATAAAGAACGCTAGAAATATTAAGGAATATTTAATTACAGCATCAGAGGAAGCAAGGAGAAAGAGAAGAACAATGCATACAATGGATATCGATGCAGATTTTGATGACGGCTTTATTGATGCATAA